TATTAGCGTATTAAAaacaactttttaaacttttaaaaataatttttttaatattaaaaataactacATTTGtgtaaagtaaataaaaaagaaactaGCATAAGTTGTAACTAAAATAAACTTCTctcattttattaaataaaagagtagtttttttttaaaaaaaataataataagactcACTTATACTTTggtatacataaaaaaaaaatagaaagaaataaaaaacttatttcaatatacgtgtaatattaaaataattaacaatatttatgtaaataatttaaaagtttCGTATTCTCAAGTAAATTTCTCAAATATATATAGGATAAGttgagaaatatttttttttttttttgtatttattgataaaaaataccttcatattatattttattaaaaagtatTTACTTTTGTGAGTAGATTTCTCAATATACCCGCACTCTCCACTTAAATctagcatataatttatattaatctaAATGCTATAATTGGATATTATCTATAAAAGTGgatatatcttaaaaaatatagaaatgtaagtaaaaattaaaaatttggtATAGAACGTATTTTCATATAGcccctttttttattttattttatcaaaataGTCTTTGGGCCCATTTTTTTAAAAGGGTTGGCCCTGCTTTTAAAACAACATTCAAACCATGCACCTTCAATGTATGATATACTACAACTTGTCTTCAATTTTATAGTAATATGAATTCTAACACAAAACATagacaataaacaagaacatccCAACCCAATAAATACATATCAACTAATACAATGATCAGATCCAACACTATATACATAGAGATGATATTGTATCCACAAATaatcaaagaaaaaataaaaataaaatgtgaaaAGCCAATGTAAGTGAGTATCCAAAATTGGTTTTTATCAAATCTATTATACTTTATTGAAATTCAACTAACATTTACATTGGTTATAAGTCATTTCAACAAACAGCTAGCATGCATTATATTTAATGATTCTAACAAGCACACAAATTAGAGGTATTTTtttagggattatttcacaaatacatcaaaataacaaaaaaattacaaaaatacagttgtacgaaattttaaatatttttacgatttttataattttatttacagaaaatacagtctttttatattgtacacttgttaatttattgttgattttttattatttttatgttattttttgttgttgttattttgatgttattttcctattacttttatgtagtttttttgttatttttgtgttgtttctataaaaaattataaaaatgtaaaaaaaaaaaaaattgttaaattagATCCCCCTGTCATACTTATTATTACAGTTTTacagaaaagagaagaaatacAAATAAATGGACTCGATCCTAggtggcttcgcctctagtggatcaaTATCTAGTAGTTAGTTACAACCGAaattgtaactaactcctaaACCTTGATCAACCCTAAACTACAACTATAAAAGGAGGACCAGTGACTTACCAATCTCCCAGTTGAGAGATACCAGAAACCAGAAGCCAGATTTCCAGATCTGGAAGCCAAGCTCCAAAAGTTGTTGTTCCAATATTCATGCAacgaaaagaaaagagagtcaGTGagtgagaaaagaaaaataatagagaGAAAAACACAGAAAAGCAAAAGAGAGAACATATCATAAATACCAGTTGATCTTGTGACTTGGATTTCTCACCTGATGTATGATTTCTTCGAATATAGTGCAGATCTGAGGTCGATCTTCAAGGCGAGCTCATCAGAGGACGTACCCCTAAATTTCTAGGGCGAACCTCTATAATTTCTGGTGTTTGTTTCTTTCTAACTCTACTGTATGGTTTgatctttgtgtgtgtgtgttttatgGTGTTTCTGGGATTATTTCTGGGTGAGATCGATCAAGAGATCGAGAAAGATCTCTGGTTCTATGGTTTGAGAACCAgagagaaaggagagaaagagagagagagtttgagaacTCTCGAAGGTTCGAAGTGGCAAATGAGCTAGGGTTAGCTCTGATTGAACTTGGTTTTGTTCAAAGAAGAACGACAAATCGTTTTGTGCAAAACGATCTGTCGTGCAGGAAGGAAACGACAAGTTTCTTTGTCGTTTGGATTTGGTTTAAATTGAATTTTTCTGGGACAATTTTGTCCCTGTCGTTTTAACCAATTGCTTGAGTTGGTGTAGGGCAATCTTGGAATTTCACCAAGAAAATCCTACAAAATTGAATGTAAAAATGTACTTTATCCAATTATCCCTATTTTTCATTAATGGATTCTATTCTATTTAGGAATAATTAGAGAAGatgtactttttttttgtaacaaaattatatttttacgtttaaaggatttttttttttttatatttttacggtttttgtAGTGGCCAAAAATTGCACCAGGCCCAAATGCCTTTTACGGCCCAAATCAAAATTACAACCCTTCAAACCAAGTCAATAAATATAACTCACTCATCCAAAATATATTGGGTTTTGGCTAAAATACAAGGCCCAAACGAGCCCAGCAGCTACAAGACCAATCTGATACAAAGGATAGGAACGAGTCTATAACCGAAGTAGAAGAATCGATCTTTTATCCTGGAAAAAGGGAAGACCACTTCCCACGTTCGTTCTTCAGAATAGGAGAATCCAACCGTTAAAGGCTCTATAAATGGAGAACCCAGGAGTCCTAAAGGATCATCTCATCTTCATTCACTGAACACTTATTcaaacatttacaaaatacattacTATTATTAGTACTAGTCCTTCTCCATCGCTCTACAGTGGAAATATATGTTTTCTATCTTCTTTATTTATATTCGATTATTCTTTATTTGAATTCTTTACTGACTTGATCGTCGGAGTCCCTTCGGCTGGCACCATCCCGGTGTCCCAAGGTCTCAACGGTCCTTTTTCCTTTGTTCTACAGGTTGTCGGTGCCCGCGATCCTTCCATTCCGATCATTGTAGATTTTGCCCTTTACAGTTTTCTATAgaaataacacgaaaataacaagaaaactacataaaataatgtaaaaataacatctaaataacatcaaaacaacaacaaaaataacatgcaattaacaaaaaatcaacaagagTACTCATAAAAAGATCACAgatcgtattttatgtaaataaaatcaaaaaaatcgtaaaaatatttaaattctgtaaaaccgtatttttgtaatttttttgttgtttttgtgtatttgtgaaataaccTCTTCTATTTATCAACTTATCCCCTGAAAAATGAGATCCAAGCTGCTCTGAGAATGTTGGGCCGCTGATCCATACGATGGAGTTGGTTGAGATAGTGGAAGCCAATCAGGCCTCATCCAAGTTACAATTATGGGCCATAGGCCCAATAAGCCAGGCCCAACTAATTTAGTGGTGCCCGAGCCCAACAGAGGTACATTTCTCTTTTCATCTGTCTTCATCGCACTCGACCCCTTCGCATTCAGTCAGCGGCAGCTCGAAATCATCTTCTTCTCCGACGAACTCCATGGGTTACCAGAGACTGACAAATGGAGGTGCAAGAAAAGAAAACCATGTGCAGAGGTCTGTACACATATGTGTGTCTACGCTGCTTTGTTCAATTGATCACCAATGGTAACTTTTGTTTGAAATTGGGATTTAAttcttgtgttttttttatCTACTGTTCAACTTTGATCATAATTAAGTTTGATTCTTGTTTTGTTCCATGCCCATCTGAGTTCATTATGTTTGATTCAAATTAGGATATATtctttttttgttctttgtgtactgatattattattaatattagttCTGTTTTCAGACTGTGTATTTTCATATTGCTCTATTTTATGAGCAAATTTGGCTCTATATAGATTGTTTTTGTACATTAACTAACGAGTATGTGTTGTGAGAGTATTACTACTTTTATTTATGGCCTGAACTGAATGTTTATATGAATTCAAATACTGAGCCAAACCCCACATCCCATTGTTTATGTTTGCTATGTGAGTGTATAGCACAATTGCAAGCAAAAGCAAAATGTACAATTTTTAGTTAGCAACTATGAAAAGGAACAGAACAAACATTTAGTTAGCAACTAAGGATGCACACAAGCCAATCACTAGTATGTACCTATAAGATAGGAGACCAGGCACTAAGCTTCAATCTATTTTCATCCTTCAAAATTCTCCCGAATCCTTGTAAACCCCATTCAGTACCCCAGCTATTCTGTACAATCCAGTAATGGATTTCTTTTTTCTCGGGTTTTGTCTTGCGATTGCCCTTTTTGGGGTAATATATGGTTATAGTCTCCGTTCCTTCTCCTACTAGCAACATTCCATGCCTTCTAGCAATGTATTCCCAGTCATTCTTTTCTAAACTCCATCTTTTTTCATTCGATGGCATGTATATACTCCAATCGCCCATTTTCTCCCCAAAGTTGGATTCGAATTTCCCTGCAATGATGAGCGGATGAAATCTAAGAAGCTCGCTCATCCGTTTCTCACTTTTCACCCGTTCATATCCATCAATGTAAAACAAGTCCTGAaactgaaaaaaatataaaaagaaaacataTTAGACTTACaattaagtaaaataaattaaaataactgTAAAGTATAGCACCTACCTGTGGTGCTTGTAGACTGTCGATCATGTTCTCCTTGATTCCTACGAACGGATATTCTTGTTCCGTTGTGATCCCATGTTCTTGTATGTAGTGCAGAGCTATCGAAGCCTGGTGCCCGCTTTTGATTTTGGCAGCCGGCCAACTGAAATCTATGAGTTGTTGGCAGGATAGTATAGTTTGTTGTTGTGGCTGTGGCTGCAACAAGTTGTAACAGCATGATACAGAATTTGCTGCTGTTATAGCCCAACAACAGTCtgcaaaaaaaacaaacaattttaaatatttatagattattaaataataatgggctcgttatgaaataagaagaatTAATACATTTATGTGAATCTTTTGTATACTCTATCTccaatataatctttattgttACTTTCTCTTGTATTGTGATACCAGCAATCTTTTGAGTAGTAGGTTTCAATTTTCTGTGATTATTATCAAAATTATGAATTAATATAGCTTGTTATGAAATAAGAAGGTTAAATTTTGGTTTTTATTACTCATCTGTAGATtttgttcaattaataaaattttctaaCTGCAAAGAAAGAACCAATTTCTCCAATGGGATTTGGTATATGGGCTCGGAGAAACCAGCTTCTTTTCTCATTTGGTTCTTCTAGGCCTCTGCTTATGGCTAATCAAGAACAATTCCAAAGCACAAAGGTTTGGTTTGAGGTCAAATTACTACAATTATATTTGTTGGGTTTGCTGGCTACATACACCACTGCCAATCTATCTAGAAGGTAAGACTAATCTGTCTCCTTTTGAGGTGGGTTTTCAATCATTTtggtttataaataagaatgatGCTGACCTACATTTTGGAAGTTTTGAAAGagtgaaatttaaattttggtagTTGTTTCATTCCTAGCATAGATTATATTTCACACTGAGATTAATGTTGGTAGCTAACAAGTTTCTACAAGAGTACTCCAACTCtctttcattcattttttttgtagtgtcCATAAAGTTGAATTCCAAGGCTTGTATAGTCTTTTAAACCTCAATAATCTCAAGAATTCTACTAAGTTCACAAATTTGGTGAGTGAAAATTATCTAAACTATTGAGTTGTTGGGCTGCATTGGATCAAGCATAGGCTCCCTTGAaaaattgtttttgtttttttacttgttttccttttttatgtgttttaatgTGTAATAACATAACTAAAATTATTAGTTAGAAGGTAAGTATATATAGAATTTGAGGGTAATATTCTACACTTCCAAAATGCAAATAAATTCATTTAGATGAGATAGCTCCTTAAATTTGTAATTTCCATTGTACAATTTATGATTTGTAGTTATACTGGTAATATATATGGAAAAAGATGAAGCCCATAAACACAACATTTTAAGGTTTGATAATATATATGGATGAAGGGCATGAGTACAATGGCAGTTATCTCATAAGTTCTAACTTATTTTAATCATTGGTAAGTATACTATGATTATATCCTTGATAAACTTGcaattaataaaacaaagacTGACTATAATTAATTTGCATCTTACAAAACTTCAGGTTGATTTTATAGTTGATCTGAGTTTACATTATTCTATTATTAACAAAGATTATATTAGgctttttttgtcttttgtttTTCTTATATTAGGCTATTCTAATaatgacacttttttttttcctctttttgtTTGTATACTGTATAATAAAGTTTCTTATATTTTCCCCACCAACTTGTGTTACAATTACAACTATATACCatttaaatgtattttattttatctttctcACAAAACCTTCTAAGGTCAATTCAAATTTGTGTGATTTAACACTTGAACCGAATACTCAGTAACAAAACACtattaataaatacaaataaaaatgtatgtacatatatatattgatacttACTTAATTTTTGTTGATTTCGGACTGGAGTTAATACTCCTGGTGTTCTTCGCCAGTCCGTAACTATACGGTCTATTATCTGattcataataaaatatatgagTGATTAACTATATATGCGATTAAGAACCAGAAATATAAGAGCGATTAACTATGCGgttaagaataataaaaaatataaggtacaatattttaataatattacctCAGTGCGTGCCTCCATTGAATGAGTAAATGTGCCTAACTGTGTActaaaaatagaagaagaaagaattagtgagaaaaagaaaatataataaaatgaattatgcattttttaaaatagtataaacagaactctaaactaattttttttgtcaaaataaaacttgataataatataatatagaagtattatgacaaaactggttGTGTCATAATATATAATGTTTAATACCAATTAATTGATGTTGGTGGGATATTCTATAAGACCAAATACAACTTAGCCAACTACTTATAATAATATACAGGGATGGCAATTATACCCGCGGGTTCGAGTACCCACGAGTACGGAAGTTGACTTTCGGGGGGTGGGAGTGGGTATGGGTTTAAAGATTTATTCCTAAGTTGGAAACGGGGTGAGGGCGGAGGCGGGGCAGGGGAATAGATACTCGCCCTGAACccgcactactacaaaatacaCTTTTAGTGTCGATTCGAAAAtcactaaattttaaaaactgacACTATAGAACCCTCTATGTTTTAAGTGTCAGTTTTAAACCGACACTTATAAATCATGAATAGTGTCGGTTAGTAGTGAGTCactaaaaaaataaccgataTTTAAAAGAGAAATACTAGCTTAAATGTAATCTCTTAAGTCTCGGTTCATAACCGTTACTTAAGAGAAAGctattttgaaaagaaaacaacgaGACCCAAACCCCTTTCATCTCTCTCGTCTCTCTCATTTTCTTTCTCAGACCAAACCAAAATCCCTAACCCCACCACCGGTTCTCACCGTCTCACTACATGTGCCTTAGCCCCCGTCTCCCTCTCGTTGACCCACCATGAACGACCCCCTTCTCCATAtcagtatatatttattatatattaaattttgtagaaTTTGTAGTTTCATTGGGTGGGTTTAAGCTCACAACATTTTCGTGTACAATACCGTTACCGATTCCGTCTAAGCTCAGAAAAGgttcttctttttcttattctttaattttatattagtttGGTGAATATGTATTGGTTAGAATTAGGAGAAAAAaagtgattatttttttttttggtttaggcACTTGTTGTTGAGGGATGTGAATGAGGATATGATGTTCGACATTGTACAATCTATTGCTCGGTTGCAAGAAGCTTTCTTCTTCACTGATGAAATGAAGTCTATGGCTTGGTTCTTGATGTATGTTCACTCATTCATAaactcaattatttatttaacaaatgtcaaataatttttttccaaagggaattttgtttttttttacctaAGATTGGAGTTTTAGTTTGAGTTTGTATATATATGCTTTACACAAGGACCAGTATGCATATCTGCGGTTGTACTCAGATTTGGATTTTGTTATATTACTAGCTCGTTCTGCTATTTTCATAGCAATAGTTATAGGTTTTGGATTCCCAAATATTATTGtctcaaaatatatacaattaatgagcaaaatacaattttcaaaaagggCAAGaatttattcattttaaatCATTTTCTCCTAACTTACTTGCTTGGATTAGCTGCATGAACCTTCCTTTAATTAATATTTGCTTGGAATATTTGTAAGTTTGGGATTTTTAGTTTGGTTTTTATTTCGTTGGATCTTACTTTAATCACTCAAAGTCAAGGCAAGAGTTTACACTGCTTAATTGCTTTCTCTTTACTAGATGAATTTTTAGATTTCATTAACCAATTTGGTCTATGTATATGTGTATCATCAGTATAAAACTCTCCCTGGTTTTTATCACTTGTATTCTGTTGGTCATTAGATTTGGATTAGttataatataatttcttttgTGTAACAACTTTTGATTAGTGGTCTTTTACATTATAAGTTACATTATGCATTTTAATCTAAATTTGAGGCAATTCGAGTATGCATCACAtatctttgttatttttattagtaaTTACAGTAATATGTTATTATTTATGTATCCTATTGAAACATTATCTTAATTGTACCTTTATAAATTTACCACCATTGAACATATTGAGAAAAACTTCGTCATTACTAATCCAAGGCTCCCTGATAATCCCATTGTAAAGGCTTTTTTCCCACTCAAACTTAGTTTGTTTAATTATTATAgatcattattattaattatattgacTAATTTAATATCTCTATAATTCACTCTttcttttagattttttcttctCATAGCTTCTTCTAAAGTCTCTTTAGTTtatcattttctaataaaatgTTCAAAGGGTAAGAGTTTTAAGTAGTTTACACTCAATTGCAGAAATCTAAAGATCTATGGCTACACCATTCAAAATactattttattgttgttaattGGATTATTTACACACACTTAAATATGATTGATTTGTAATTAACCAAACTTGATTATAGATATACTATTTGATATAGCGGCTTTTCATTAACTCAAAACATCTCTTTTCTACCATAGTTAGTTATGTAATTCTGATAATTTATTTGCAGATTTTAGGTAAAGAACAGAAGATAGGAGTGAAGCATTTTAAGCCCTATAAAGCCCTTGGGATTTGGTTTTACTGGCAGGTTGGTTTCCTTTAATTCTTATAtgacttttataatatattgCGAATAATGATCTTATTTTTACACTGGCTTGGCAGTGTTCATTTAGTAGAATTGTGTGGAACTGTTAGCTTTTTGTGATGAAAGTTATAGATAGATGTGTAATGCTTAACAAAAATAAGGTACTATATATTGAATTTGATTGTGTTTCTGTACATGTTTACTATTTGACTATGTTCAAAGGATGTTGAGAAGAatagttttaattttactagTTCATAGAGCTTGTGCAGAGAGAAATTATTGATATGTTTGATCacccttttctttctttttctataaattgtgttgtttgatgatttaTATATAAGTCTACATTGTTAtctttatgtgtatttttatagGAATAATGAAGATTGCTATTGGTGTTGCAGAACTTCTCACTATTGTGCCAAATATGATAGACAATGTTCCACTATTAGTCTTCATGTTCTCATTAGTGTTTGTATGGTAATTAAGAATGTAATTTTGAACCACCAACATTTTATGGAATTTTAATTATTGTATAACATTTGTATACTATTTGATAATAGAAATGTtgatattaattttgttattattttttttatatgtttaattatagtatacaattaaattaaaaaaatagggtcattaaaatacaaatatcaatttatttttttaaacttatgGATATAGgacaaaaatatatgtatactttAAGTTTCAGTTCTAAACCGACATTAAAATCCAAAAAAACACTTTTAAGTGTCCGTTATAAAACGACACCAAAACTCAATAGTGTCAATTTTAAACCGACactaatagaaaaaatatatgtatatactttaaGTGTCGGTTATAAAATAACACCAAAACTCAATGGTGTCGTTTTAGAACCGATACCAATAGTTGACTTTTTGTGATTGTAGAATAGGTGTCGGTTTTATAAATTGACACTAAAAGTATAGGTGTCAATTTAAAACTGACACCAAAAGTAGATTTTGTAGTAGTGCCGCCTCgatatgata
This Cannabis sativa cultivar Pink pepper isolate KNU-18-1 chromosome 6, ASM2916894v1, whole genome shotgun sequence DNA region includes the following protein-coding sequences:
- the LOC133038667 gene encoding uncharacterized protein LOC133038667 isoform X1: MGHRPNKPGPTNLVVPEPNRGTFLFSSVFIALDPFAFSQRQLEIIFFSDELHGLPETDKWRCKKRKPCAEILGKEQKIGVKHFKPYKALGIWFYWQNFSLLCQI
- the LOC133038667 gene encoding uncharacterized protein LOC133038667 isoform X2 — its product is MGHRPNKPGPTNLVVPEPNRGTFLFSSVFIALDPFAFSQRQLEIIFFSDELHGLPETDKWRCKKRKPCAEILGKEQKIGVKHFKPYKALGIWFYWQE